The following proteins come from a genomic window of Deinococcus sp. KSM4-11:
- a CDS encoding DeoR family transcriptional regulator, with product MQSDRINKIQHHLYSNGFSNVQDLADATGASIVTIRRDLQRLEEQGVVTRTHGGARLADAANPEVAFQSRVQEQVEAKRAIGEAAFSL from the coding sequence GTCCGACCGGATCAACAAGATCCAGCATCACCTGTACAGCAACGGCTTTTCCAACGTGCAGGATCTCGCTGACGCGACCGGCGCCTCGATCGTCACGATCCGGCGGGACCTCCAGCGCCTCGAGGAACAGGGCGTGGTCACGCGCACGCATGGCGGCGCCCGCCTGGCCGACGCTGCCAATCCTGAAGTCGCCTTCCAGTCGCGTGTGCAGGAGCAGGTGGAGGCCAAACGCGCCATTGGCGAGGCGGCCTTCTCGCTGC